Proteins co-encoded in one Oreochromis aureus strain Israel breed Guangdong unplaced genomic scaffold, ZZ_aureus HiC_scaffold_24, whole genome shotgun sequence genomic window:
- the LOC120436817 gene encoding tripartite motif-containing protein 16-like isoform X1 encodes MNQMDQTKFCCSVCLDLLKDPVAIPCGHSYCMNCIKSFWDGEEKKKIYSCPQCRQTFTPRPVLVKNTMLADLVEELKKTGLQAAPADHCYAGPEDVACDVCTVRKRKAFQSCLVCLASYCEKHIQPHYDSPTFKKHKLVEPSKKLQENICSRHDEVMKMFCCTDQQNICYLCSVDEHKGHDTVSAAAERIERQRELEVSRQNIQQRIQDREKDVKLLQQEVEAINQSADQTVEHSEKIFTELIHLIQKRSSDVKQQIRSQQETEVSRVKELEEKLEQEITELKRKDAELKQLSHTEDHIQFLHNYPSLSALSESTDSSSINIRPLSYFEDVTAAVSEVRDKLQDILREEWTNISLTVTEVDVLLSDPPEPKTRAGFLKYSCEITLDPNTTYTQLLLSEGNRKVTAMENQQSYSDHPDRFTDWWQVLSRESLTGRCYWEVEWRGIQVYVSVAYKNISRAGRVNECLFGHNDKAWALNCNKNSYTFWYNNIQTRVSGPRSSRVGVYLDHRAGILSFYSVSETMTLLHRVQTTFTQPLYAGVTLFCPGDTAEVIKLK; translated from the coding sequence atgaatcaaatggaccaaacaaaattctgctgttcagtctgtttggatctactgaaggatccggtggctattccctgtggacacagctactgcatgaactgtattaaaagCTTCTGGGAtggagaggaaaagaagaaaatctacagctgccctcagtgcagaCAGACTTTCACACCGAGGCCTGTCCTGGTGAAAAACACCATGTTAGCAGATTTagtggaggagctgaagaagactggactccaagctgctcctgctgatcactgctatgctggacctgaagatgtggcctgtgatgtctgcactgtAAGAAAAAGGAAAGCCTTCCAGTCCTGTTTAGTCTGTCTGGCatcttactgtgagaaacacaTTCAGCCTCATTATGATTCACCTACATtcaagaaacacaagctggtggagccctccaagaagctccaggagaacatctgctctcgtcatgatgaggtgatgaagatgttCTGCTGTACTGATCAGCAGAAtatctgttatctctgctctgtggatgaacataaaggccacgacacagtctcagctgcagcagaaaggattgagaggcagagagagctggaggtgagtcgacaaaacatccagcagagaatccaggacagagagaaagatgtgaagctgcttcaacaggaggtggaggccatcaatcagtctgctgatcaaacagtggagcacagtgagaagatcttcactgagctgatccatctcatccagaaaagaagctctgatgtgaagcagcagatcagatcccagcaggaaactgaagtgagtcgagtcaaagagcttgaggagaagctggagcaggagatcactgagctgaagaggaaagatgctgagctgaagcagctctcacacacagaggatcacatccagtttctacacaactacccctcactgtcagcactcagtgagtctacagactcatccagcatcaatatccgtcctctgagctactttgaggatgtgacagcagctgtgtcagaggtcagagataaactacaggacattctgagagaggaatggacaaacatctcactgacagtcactgaagtggatgttttactgtcagatccaccagagccaaagaccagagctggattcttaaaatattcatgtgaaatcacactggatccaaacacaaCATACACACAGCTGTTATTATCAGAGGGGAACAGAAAAGTAACAGCGATGGAAAACCAACAGTCTtattctgatcatccagacagattcaccGACTGGTGGCAggtcctgagtagagagagtctgactggtcgttgttactgggaggtggagtggagagggATTCAGGTTTATGTATCAGTCGCATACAAGAATATCAGCAGAGCAGGGAGAGTGAATGAATGTTTGTTTGGACATAATGACAAAGCTTGGGCATTAAATTGTAACAAAAACAGTTATACATTTTGGTACAACAACATCCAAACTCGTGTCTCAGGACCTCGttcctccagagtaggagtgtacctggatcacagagcaggtattttgtccttctacagcgtctctgaaaccatgactctcctccacagagtccagaccacattcactcagccgctctatgctggaGTGACGCTTTTCTGTCCTGGAGACACTGCCGAGGTGATCAAACTGAA